In the genome of Nocardioides sp. NBC_00368, the window GGCGCGCGGGGACAGCAGGGTCACGACCATCGCGGCGACCTCCTCGGCCCGGCCGAACCGACCGAGCGGGATGCCGCGGTCCGCGGCGAGGTCACGCTCGAACCCCTCGTACGAGGTCGCGTGCTCGTCCGCCTCGAATCGCCGGCGCCATTGGCCGGTGTCGACCAGCCCGAGGCAGACGCTGTTGACGCGGATGTCCGGGGCGTACTCGGTGGCCATCGACTTGGTCAGGTTGAGCAGCCCGGCACGGGCGGCAGAGGTGGTGACCAGCCGCGGTTCGGGCTGACGGGCGAGCACGGCGTTGATCGTGACGATCGCGGCGGCGTCGGAGGCCCGCAGGTGCGGCAGCGCCGCGCCGGTGACGCTGAGGACGCCGCCGAACTTCAGGTCGAGCTCGTCGCGGAAGTCCTCCACGGTCGCGCGGTCGAGCCCGAGCATCCGGGACTGGCCGGCGTTGTTGACCAGCCCGTCGATCCCGCCGAACCGAGCGGCCCCGGCCTCGACCAGCGCGGCGACCTGGTCGGCGTCGCGTACGTCACAGCTCATCGCGAGCACCCGGTCGGCGGGCGCGCCGAGATCGGCGAGCGCCTTCTCGAGCACGTCGAGACGGCGTGCGCAGGTGATGACGTTCGCACCCTCCTCGAGGAGGGTGGCGACGGTCGCGAGACCGACGCCGGAGCTGCCGCCCGTGACGAGCACGGTGCGATCGGCGAGATGGAGATCCATGATCTGTTGGTCCTGTCAGTGGAAGACGAAGCCGCCGTCGACGACGAGCTGCTGGCCGGTGATGTAGGCGGCCTCGGGGCCGAGCAGGAAGGCCGCGGCCCCGACGACGTCGGCGGGCTCCTGGTCCCGGGTCAGTGCCCGGTTGTCGCGGTAGAGCTGGTGGCGGTGCTCGGGGATCTGCTGTGCGGCCTCGGTGGTGGTGAGGCCGGCGGCCAGGGTGTTGACGGTGATCCCGTGCGGGCCGAGGTCACGCGCCATAGCCCGGGTCAGCGCCGCGAGGCCACCCTTGGAGGCGATGTAGTGGGCGAGGTTGGCAGAGCCGTAGAGCGCCGAGTCCGAGCCGATGTTGAGGACCCGGCCGCGGCCGGCCTCGATCATCCCCGGGACGACCTCCCGGCTGACCAGCCACGGCCCGCGGAGGTTGACGGCCATCAACGAGTCCCACTCGGCGGGGTCGATCTCGTGGACCGGCTTGCCCCCGACCCCGTCGGCGCGGGCGGCGTTGTTGACCAGACCGTAGACAGGCCCGGTCTCCTTCACCATGGCCCGCACCGAGGCGTGGTCGGTGACGTCGACCGGCACGGTCGAGACGTCGTGGCCCTCCGCGCGGAGGGTGGCTCCGGCCGTCTCCAGCCAGTCCTCGCGGATGTCCGCGAGCCAGACCCGGGCACCGGCCCGGGCCAGGCGCCGGGAGATCGCCAGCCCGAGGCCGCGACCCGCGCCCGTGACCAGAACCGGTGCACCGTCGAGACTCATGGGTCAGTCCCGGGTGACGCCGTGCATCGCGGAGGTCTCCGGGTACGTCGGGACCTGTGGCTTCTGGGCGCCGATGATCACGCAGAAGAGCGCGTCGGTGTCGCCGTTGTTCTTCAGGCTCCGCGGCACGCCGGCCGGCACCACGATCATGTCGCGGTAGCCGAGGGTGCGCTTGACGACCTGGCCGTCGCGGTGCACGCCGACCTCGACCTCGCCCTCCAGGACGAAGAAGGCCTCTTCGGCGTCGTGGTGGGTGTGCTCGGGGCCCTCGCCACCCGGGGGCAGCAGCATGTTGGAGAAGGTGAAGCCCTGGGACTTGATCGTGCGGTTGTCGTTCTCGTGGTTGCCGGTCGCACCGGAGCCGACGTAGCGGATCTGGGCACGCTTGAACTGGTCGCCCGCCTTCGCCTGGAAACCCAGGGTGTCCCAGTCCTCGTGGCGCGAGGCGCGGGTCAGGATGATGGAGTCGGTGAACTCCTCCAGGCTCTCGGCCGTCTCGTACGTGAGCGGCTGCTGGGTGATCGACATGGGTCGTTCCTCTCTTGCTGTGTTTCGTTCTCGGGTTGGGCTCGGGGATCGGGACGGTCAGCCGTAGAGGCGTTCGACGATCCCGACGAAGGAGGAGAGCCAGGCGTTGAACGCCTCGGGCGACTCCTGGTTGGCCAGGTGGCCGGCGCCGCGCAGCGTCACCAGGACGGCGTCGGGGATGCCGCCGGCGAGGGCCTGCGACTCGGTGATCCCGGTGACCTGGTCCTGGTCGCCGCAGAGCACCAGCGTCGGGGTGTCGATGGCGGCGAGCTCCGGCGTCAGGTCGGTGGCGGCCATCGACTCGGCGGCGAGGCCGTAGCCGGGCAGCCTGATCGAGTCGCGCATCGTGGCGACGACCCGGTCGACCAGCTCGCCCGGAGCATCGGAGCTGACGAGCCGTGGCCCGCGGCCGCCGGCGAAGGCAGCGCTGCCCGCCGAGCCCAGCTCGGCGGCGCGCGTACGCATCGCCGCAGCCTTCTCCGCCGAGGTGCCGGAGCCCCGGCTCGCGTCGGCGAGCACGAGGCTCCGGACCAGCTCGGGCCGGCGGGACGCGAGCCGGACCGCGATGACCCCGCCCCAGGAGACACCCAGGACGTGGACCGGGCCGGCTGCTGCGTGCTCCTCGATCACGGCGGCCGCCGCGTCGGCGAACCCGTCGAGGTCGAGAGAGCTCTCGGGGTCAGCGGAGCGGGCGTAGCCCGGGGCGTCCCAGGCCAGCAGCCGGAACTCGCCGGCGAGCGCCGCGACCTGGGGCGCGAACGAGGCCGAGCTGGACCCGATCCCGTGCAGGCACAGGATGGTCGGGCCGGTGCCGACATCCTCGACGTGGACCCCGGTGGCACGGAGCGTGGTGGTCGTCATCGCGGCCTCAGATGATGCTGACCGCGCCGACCGGGCGGCCGACGAGCATGGACAGGGACCGGACCACGGCCCGCGAGACGACACCACTCGTACGCGGGTTGGCGGCCGAGGGGTGGTTGCGGATCTCGAAGCGGTAGCTGCCGGCGTCCGCGTCGGCCTCGATGACATGGCTGGTCAGCTCGGCGGCCGGGTCGGCGACGAGACGCACCTCGACCAGCGCCAGGTCGCCCACGGCGAGCCCGACGGTGGCCGCGACGTTGAGCGAGCGCGGAAAGTAGCGCGCCGCCTCGGCGGCCGATCCCTCGAAGATCGTGGTCGGCTCCGTGGTGGCACGGACCCGCTCCTGGGTCTCGTCGTCCATCCACGGCTGCAGCAGGGTCGCAGGCAGCTTGGTCGTGGTCACCGACGCGCTGTGCACGGCGCCGTGGCTGGCGGCGCTGACCAGCAGGTCGATGCCCCCGATGGCACCGGAGGTGATGAACATCCGCCCCGGACCGGAGGCCCTGAGCCGAGCAACCAGCTCCTGATCGGCCAGCGCTCCGGCCGAGGTGATCAGCAGGTCGCGGCCCGCCTCGAGGATTTCGGCGCCGTGCCGGGAGACCACAACCTGACCGGCGCACTCCA includes:
- a CDS encoding SDR family oxidoreductase, giving the protein MDLHLADRTVLVTGGSSGVGLATVATLLEEGANVITCARRLDVLEKALADLGAPADRVLAMSCDVRDADQVAALVEAGAARFGGIDGLVNNAGQSRMLGLDRATVEDFRDELDLKFGGVLSVTGAALPHLRASDAAAIVTINAVLARQPEPRLVTTSAARAGLLNLTKSMATEYAPDIRVNSVCLGLVDTGQWRRRFEADEHATSYEGFERDLAADRGIPLGRFGRAEEVAAMVVTLLSPRASYVTGAALDVCGGVARYVA
- a CDS encoding 3-oxoacyl-ACP reductase family protein, with the protein product MSLDGAPVLVTGAGRGLGLAISRRLARAGARVWLADIREDWLETAGATLRAEGHDVSTVPVDVTDHASVRAMVKETGPVYGLVNNAARADGVGGKPVHEIDPAEWDSLMAVNLRGPWLVSREVVPGMIEAGRGRVLNIGSDSALYGSANLAHYIASKGGLAALTRAMARDLGPHGITVNTLAAGLTTTEAAQQIPEHRHQLYRDNRALTRDQEPADVVGAAAFLLGPEAAYITGQQLVVDGGFVFH
- a CDS encoding cupin domain-containing protein translates to MSITQQPLTYETAESLEEFTDSIILTRASRHEDWDTLGFQAKAGDQFKRAQIRYVGSGATGNHENDNRTIKSQGFTFSNMLLPPGGEGPEHTHHDAEEAFFVLEGEVEVGVHRDGQVVKRTLGYRDMIVVPAGVPRSLKNNGDTDALFCVIIGAQKPQVPTYPETSAMHGVTRD
- a CDS encoding alpha/beta fold hydrolase, with amino-acid sequence MTTTTLRATGVHVEDVGTGPTILCLHGIGSSSASFAPQVAALAGEFRLLAWDAPGYARSADPESSLDLDGFADAAAAVIEEHAAAGPVHVLGVSWGGVIAVRLASRRPELVRSLVLADASRGSGTSAEKAAAMRTRAAELGSAGSAAFAGGRGPRLVSSDAPGELVDRVVATMRDSIRLPGYGLAAESMAATDLTPELAAIDTPTLVLCGDQDQVTGITESQALAGGIPDAVLVTLRGAGHLANQESPEAFNAWLSSFVGIVERLYG
- a CDS encoding aspartate dehydrogenase domain-containing protein encodes the protein MTKISIIGAGAIGRPVIEALVGGAVEDVEVVGVVNDTPVGECPVPQIRLAKAIESSDVIVECAGQVVVSRHGAEILEAGRDLLITSAGALADQELVARLRASGPGRMFITSGAIGGIDLLVSAASHGAVHSASVTTTKLPATLLQPWMDDETQERVRATTEPTTIFEGSAAEAARYFPRSLNVAATVGLAVGDLALVEVRLVADPAAELTSHVIEADADAGSYRFEIRNHPSAANPRTSGVVSRAVVRSLSMLVGRPVGAVSII